The Primulina huaijiensis isolate GDHJ02 chromosome 6, ASM1229523v2, whole genome shotgun sequence genomic sequence GACTTTCTTGGCGGACGTTCAGTCCATGAAACCGACCTTGAGTATGTCTTCCAACTTTCACCTGGTGATTGCTCCTTCTCTTCATCCCTTATCATTTCAAAACACAAGGTGACACTCCGTAATCTAATTCAAGCAAATTTAGGTGCTTTTATAAAGATCCAACCACATGAAAATCAAGTGTcaacattgaaaaaaaaaaacctgaaATACAGATCAATCAAAATAATCAACCAAACACTAGTCAAACTTCCCTAGAATCCAAAGAAAACATCActtttttgtattttgaatCTTGAGACCTTTCCAACAGATTACACCCACAATCAAAGAAAACCCCGAGCGATGggatctttaaaaaaataaaaaggaaattaaaaaatattgaactAGATTCCGTCACATTAAACCCTTGACCAAAGTTTCTTCATTTCTACATGACCCAGTAAAACCCACTAAACATCGCTAACAAGTATcaacaaaaaacacaaaaatcataaacaaagcaaaattcaaattcaattcAAGATAATATCAATAAAACTCCAAATACAAAataactaaattaattaataaattggtCCAGAATTTTCAAGGGAAAAGGAGAGCAGAAACACTTACATGAACTAAACGTCCTTACAAGTTGCCGGGCACAAACAACAGTCGTTTGATTAGCATCCCATGGTGGTATGACaattaagaacaaaaattaataataataaaacaagaAAGATCCGTTCGACAAAAGAAACTGGGGAAAATGAGCAAATAACTGTATTGtcttttcttttattctttttttggggaaaaaaagaagaaattaatTATAGATAGAGAAAGGAGAAGAGGGTCGAAGAAGAGAGTGGGAAAGAGTCGCATGTAAGCCAAAACAAAAGTGAGAGGACAGCTTAGCGCTTTTATATTTCCATTTATGAGGTAGTCAAGCTTGACTTGCCATCATGGAAAGACCCGTCGAGATTTTAAATCGCATTCTTTATATatagaaaagaagaaaatatattgtatatttaattaacataaaaaatttgatatgttaTTATTTAGATtacccatgaaaaaatattaatatccgtgctaaaaatattatttattattgtaaatatgaacagaTTTGACCGATCTCACGGATAAAGatcaataaattatatattttggctTATTCATCAGCTCAAAATATAAGATAAAATTAGTAAAAAGTTAAAACCAAGaccaatattttacataaatCATCGTAGATcagattaaaaatgaaaaaagaattaAACTTTGATATTCGAACACGTCGAAATAGCAAAATCACATATGGGTAGCTagtgtttattttattaaaacatatttatctTGAACCAATAATAATATCTTGGGGTCATTGACTTCCATATACATCCtccatccatccatccatccatccatccatGGTCTCAGTGGGTGAGACAAGAATGTCTCTTTTAGGTCAAAAAATGTGCTATTCGGTTAGCTGGTCTATAACAATTAATGTTGAACTCATGAATATGGCAAAAGGtggtattcttttttttttttttttggttgatatgttatatttttttacgcTTCCTTTCTTTTTAACTGTGCTGTGTCTTTAAGTAGTTCTTTTGCACAATGTGTCTTTATTTTTCAGTTTAAGttcgaatttaaaattttaaaagggtGTCTATTAAGGAATGATTGCATTTTCTGTAAtttgagggaaaaaaaatagtccatttctttcttgattttgatcGCATGTTTATAaccaaatttaattttgttggaCATTGTGATGTTTTGGTAAGCAGCCTTTGATGAAACTAAATTTTTTAGGCAATATGGTTGAATGACTGCTCCATCCTATAGAAACATGATGTTCCGTCTTTTATGCCAGACTGTTGGAAATCGAGCTTGCTGGTTTGTGATCAGCctgtttcttctttcttttctctAGAATCTtggaatttttatttcttttatttttctgattaattttgaaaatagtgGTTGAAATACATAAATGATTGCGACGCAGGTACATTAATGTTTGAGTTGACAGTCTGATTCTCTCATGCAAATTCATAATGTAGATAATCTAAATTGTTGAGTTTGTCAGAGACGAGTAGTGGAGTGACTGGACGGACAGCTTGGTTCCAACTCTTTGGTTGGATCCAAATGAATGAGGCTAATTAAAGTGGCAGAAGtatagatatttttatatatgatgtTTTCCAAACTGTGCTCGCTATTATGGAATGACTTTTGGCCCTCTTCCCTGGAGGCAAAGTGTCTCAGTCCTCTTCTCCTAGGTATCAAATACGTACTATGTTTGCTTTTCAAAAAGTTCGAGATCCACTCATTGCATCGCACACGCAAAACAGGAAGGGATATTATTTACTTTTTGCTACTTAAAACTTTCAGAGGAACATTCACTTGGATTATTCAACCCAATTCTAGTTGATATCGTTGATACACTTAATTTCTTACACCAGAATAAAATTTTCTGATGATGCATACtgtttctcttcaatcagattCAGGTGATAATCAATTTCGTTTTCTACTCTGGTTATTTATAAATTGAATCGATTTATCTCATGCTTTTGAATTTCTAAGAGACCGTGCTATTTGATTTGGAATATTTGCAGTTCAATATAAAGTTTCTCCAATACATATAGTGTCCAAAGCTAAGAATTCAAATAACTttttttggatatatatatacattttcgATCTGATGTTCATCTATGTCCTTGTCAATGAGGTGTCATTCATCTATTGCATATGATGATAGGTTGAACTGTTATTTTAAGGTTGATAGATTCGATCATTGGTTCGATTATGAAAACATTACTAGTATGAATTAGGCACATGACAAAGGATTAGCTCACTTCTTAGAtcgtcaaaaatatttttatcaatcaAGTTGGCCTTTTAGTTActttaaatgtaaaaaaaaaaaaaaaattaaagaatatgTAGAGCCTAGAGtaatatcaaatataaaaaaattattcatattttatacgGTAAACCTACAATTTCAATTCTTCGATTTCGTTAAAATGAATAAACTATGAATTAatacaaatttatttgatttgaatttaaattaatcTATCTAATTTATATTTAACTTAAAAGTTTTGGCacaacaaattaattttttgccGATATTTCTATATCCAATATGGCAGTATCCCATCCAATTTTtaatttaggcaaaaacttgtgtgagacggatctcttatttgggtcatccatgaaaaagtattactttttatgctaagcgtattactttttattgtgaatatgggtagggttgatccgtctcacggattaagatccgtcagacggtctcacatgagacctactcatttatttatttttttaacaaaataaatttaatggtACCAAGATAGTTGACCAAAATTACGGTCAACTCGtccatgtataaaaaaaaaaaatgttatgatttttgttttctatttttcaaaattaatttaatgcaAGTAAAATCCACGTACCTTCCTGTGATCGAGAACTCTTTTGTCGAAATTTATGTCATGATCATCAGAAATTTCTTGGAAAGTCTTGGGATAACAAGAAGCTTTCGCTGATGGATTAAACTTAAACTAGTTGAGACGAATAAGCCAATCTTGCaaggaaaatcaaattttacatGTTATTTAACATCATCTCGAAAGCATCGATAaccttctttttctttctatttGAAACATTGCGTTGGTTCTTAAAGTGGGATACGGTTTGtactacaaaaaaaattgtgatacgTTTTTGAATTTCAATGGGAAATAGAAGCTCAGTTCCAAGaacattttcttcttcatttgatGATAGTGGCTACCACCCACTGCACCACCATCAGTGTTGTACCCCACTGCACCACCATGCTCTTTCGACCCTTGCACCACAACGCCGGCTGGACAGGAAATTCTCAAGAATTGATGACAATTACCAAACTTTGGATCAGGTTAGGCCATCGTGTTGAATTGCACGCGGAATTCTTGTTCCATTTGATTGATTTTAGCCGTGTAAGGACGACAACTGGATGGTTAGGCTAGGTGTGTCACATCtataaaaatgatgaagttacatatataatttataaaaaaaaaaaaatggcaaCTTCtgctcaaaaaaatttaattcacCATTCTCTTCCGAATAACTATCCACATCATCTTGATAAATGGAGTACCTAGTAATTATTTACTTTTTCTCAGGTAACGGCTGCCCTCTCCCGGTCGGGATTAGAGTCTTCCAATCTAATTGTTGGTATTGATTTCACAAAGAGTAATGAGTGGACAGGTTGAAAACTTCAAACATACGTATAAATTTTTCGACAAATCCTTCAGAAAAATTTATAGGATTATGCTAACTTTTGATGAAAACCAGGAGCCAAGTCTTTTAACCGGAATAGCTTGCATCATCTCGGGAATGTCCAAAATCCCTACGAACAAGCCATAACCATCATTGGGAAAACCCTGTCATCTTTTGATGAAGATAACCTGATTCCATGTTTTGGATTTGGAGATGGTAAAGTTTCAAGAGGGATATATCTAATCAACAAGAAAACGATCATTCAGTTGTAATGACGGTACAAATTTTTCTTGCAGCATCGACACACGACCAACATGTCTTCAGTTTTTATCCAGACGGAAGGTTTTGTGAGGGATTCGAAGAGGTGCTAACCAGATACCGCCAGTTAGTTCCTCAGCTTCGTCTTTCAGGTACTCGCATCCACACCTTTTTTGGCAGAGTAGAGCCAGTGAACATAACCGAAACCGTGCATGAATTTTGAAAACCTTCTAAGTTCAAAGGGACCAATTTCGTCGTATTGAGTCTGCCACGATGAGTAGTCACAAATTCTGCATTGATTTCAGGTCCAACATCATTTGCACCGGTTATTGAAATGGCTATGAGCATTGTTGAGGAAAGTAGAGGCCAGTACCATGTTTTACTCATCATCGCAGATGGCCAGGTACAATAACTATATTCACTTTAAGTTCTTGTTATGAAAGATGTCACGCTGAGAGACTGTTGGAAAGGAATTGCCTCTCAACTCCTCGAATGTAATGTTAAGTTCAGATATTCTCAGAATGCCTGAAAAATGCATATCCTATTTAGGAGGTGCTCGACTAGCATTTCATGTTTGGAGTAAGCGCATTAAAAGCCTAGGACTTATGGGAAATATCCTTAGTTGTTATTAATATTCATGATCATGTAATAATGAATGAATGTGCGTGTAGGTGACAAGAAGCAGTGATACACCAAATGGTCAATTGAGCTCACAGGAGAAGAAAACCGTTGAAGCTATAGTAAAAGCTAGGTAATATTAAACCAAAATGGGATCATTTTCCTGTTGGTATAATACTTAAATTTACATTCAAAAGCAGCGAATACCCCTTATCGATTATCCTTGTCGGAGTTGGAGATGGCCCATGGGACATCATGCAGGAATTCGACGATAACATTCCAGCAAGAGCATTCGACAATTTTCAGGTAGCAAACCTCatagtaataaaaaaatcaaatgtttAGTGCAAACTCTGCTGGAATGAAAAACTATTACGTATTCCTATGTTTTTCCTAGTTCGTCAATTTCACAGATATCATGTCAAAGAGCATTGATTATTCAAGAAAAGAGGCGGAATTTGCCCTCTCAGCCCTGATGGAAATACCTTCTCAGTACCTTGCAACCATAGAACTCAACATACTCGGGTAATGATTGGATATTCTTTATCAAACATTGTATTAGGTCTCTATCTCACTCTCTctcactcacgcacacacacacatgtatgcATTTATGTAGGTGTGTGTGTAAAACTCTAGTATAGAGATAAAATACTGgaagtatttttattttctgtagCAGCAATCAGACTGGGAATCCTCCAAGCAGAGCTGTGCTTCCGCCACCTTCTCATGGCAGAGTTTCTTCCAGCGGCAGTTCATTTAAGCCGTATGGTTCCAGCAGTTTTCCGCACAGTACTCTGTTTTATTCTGCCCATGAATCACCACCGAGCAACATGTATGACATCAAGGTAATGGATTCACCATAATCCTAGCAGGGCAATTGTTATCACTTGTCGAGCATACGGACAGCTAGCTGAGTGGAATGTTTGTTTGGTGTCGAGTTTTCAACACTCGAGTGtttttatttcttgaatttctAATCTTAATCGTTTCCTCGTCAGGGTTGTCCAATTTGTAAGAGCCACTCAAAAGACATGGCTTTTGGCTGTGGACATCAGGTAAAGATTGACAACTTCTCTCTACATAACGAGGTTATTTCACGAAGAATGATGCCATCTTGAATCTTTTTGGTTTTGTCGTTCTTGGCCAGACCTGTTGTGACTGTGGAATAGGCCTTGTTTATTGTCCGATATGCCGAAGCACGATCACGACAAGAATAAAATTGTATCCATAGATAGGAATAATTACATTGAAGCATCCAATCAAGCTACAGAGCCCTCAATCCAAACAGTAGCAGCAAGTCAAATGTTTCTCATTTTTGTtactttttcttgaaatttatatgttcgaaaagaaatattttaagtaAATAGAGAAGCTAAAAATATCAGttggatttgattgatgtacgaCAATAACTAAATTGGGATTCGATCAACCTTGTTTTACATAATGCTGTAGTACAACGGAAAAGTTCCATATTTTGTTTGACAATCCACAGGTATTACTCGAGAATTCCTAAAAAAGATTGCTAGTAGTATCCATATGCTCTCCGCTCCAGAAACAAAAATGCAATTCAGAACAACTAATTTGcgggaaaaaaaaatcttcacAACCACCCTTTTATGTGTTCTTTGGTCATGGAGTATAATTTTGGGAGCACTTAAAATTCGGGAGGATGTCCATCATTCAAGAGGATGTAGTCAAATTAGGTAACATTTCCCGACGTTTGGCTTTCGTGTTCTAGTAGTCCAGCAACATTGGCACGTATGATTGATCAGATGAACCGCACATCAATAGATGTCAAAAAATGGAACATCAAAAAAAATCATTCGAATCCAAATGGTCTCTCAGTTTCAATCCTTCTGGTTCCTTCTTGAACTGGCTTGATTCTATGTAATTAACGATAGACGTTTTCACCTTGATCAGCTTGGCATTTACTGAATCTGAATTGCCTTCTTTTAGTGCTTTGAGGAAGTCTTGGGCAATAATCCTCAGCAACTTCTCAAATTGATTTCTGTATCTTCGGTAAAGGGCATATCCAGACATCTGGACATTCGTAAATGACTTCTTACTTAtgcatcaaatataaaaaaatgtgaaaagGCAAATGCCAGCTTACTTCAAGAAAATGTTGAAGTGCAACTGCGGTATAAAGATTAGCCGGGAGAGAATTTAGAAAACTTGCAAGCCATGCCCAACCTTCGTTAAGTCCATGGAGATTCTGAAAGCCACCAATTTCAGTCTGCCAAAACAAGACTATCAGAACTAAGGCTTGTATCATACCAGTAAAATGCATTGGAAGATTTTGGTTAAAAACTCAAGTAGAGATGGAGCACCAAACCTGCACTAAAGCTCCATAGAGTCTCATGATTGAACTCAATCTCTCTACATA encodes the following:
- the LOC140978574 gene encoding E3 ubiquitin-protein ligase RGLG1-like isoform X2, encoding MGNRSSVPRTFSSSFDDSGYHPLHHHQCCTPLHHHALSTLAPQRRLDRKFSRIDDNYQTLDQVTAALSRSGLESSNLIVGIDFTKSNEWTGAKSFNRNSLHHLGNVQNPYEQAITIIGKTLSSFDEDNLIPCFGFGDASTHDQHVFSFYPDGRFCEGFEEVLTRYRQLVPQLRLSGPTSFAPVIEMAMSIVEESRGQYHVLLIIADGQVTRSSDTPNGQLSSQEKKTVEAIVKASEYPLSIILVGVGDGPWDIMQEFDDNIPARAFDNFQFVNFTDIMSKSIDYSRKEAEFALSALMEIPSQYLATIELNILGNQTGNPPSRAVLPPPSHGRVSSSGSSFKPYGSSSFPHSTLFYSAHESPPSNMYDIKGCPICKSHSKDMAFGCGHQTCCDCGIGLVYCPICRSTITTRIKLYP
- the LOC140978574 gene encoding E3 ubiquitin-protein ligase RGLG1-like isoform X1, with product MGNRSSVPRTFSSSFDDSGYHPLHHHQCCTPLHHHALSTLAPQRRLDRKFSRIDDNYQTLDQVTAALSRSGLESSNLIVGIDFTKSNEWTGAKSFNRNSLHHLGNVQNPYEQAITIIGKTLSSFDEDNLIPCFGFGDASTHDQHVFSFYPDGRFCEGFEEVLTRYRQLVPQLRLSGPTSFAPVIEMAMSIVEESRGQYHVLLIIADGQVTRSSDTPNGQLSSQEKKTVEAIVKASEYPLSIILVGVGDGPWDIMQEFDDNIPARAFDNFQFVNFTDIMSKSIDYSRKEAEFALSALMEIPSQYLATIELNILGSNQTGNPPSRAVLPPPSHGRVSSSGSSFKPYGSSSFPHSTLFYSAHESPPSNMYDIKGCPICKSHSKDMAFGCGHQTCCDCGIGLVYCPICRSTITTRIKLYP